A part of Amycolatopsis camponoti genomic DNA contains:
- a CDS encoding PPE domain-containing protein, whose translation MSEPPVPAARYEAYSHEAMAAEVERDNDPVAAGEAAARWEGLAKRLHESTADLAGLIASSQENWRGAAGDAAREAVSRAARWLSHSAAVSASVGGAVGAQADAAARARADMPPPVTYDPASMIRDAASSGNVLVLAGLADEMAARRAEAEAARQKAIDVLRTRDAALRGHVPAETFADPPTLGPA comes from the coding sequence GTGTCCGAACCCCCTGTGCCCGCCGCGAGGTACGAGGCCTACAGCCACGAGGCGATGGCCGCGGAGGTCGAGCGGGACAACGACCCGGTCGCCGCGGGCGAGGCGGCCGCGCGCTGGGAGGGGCTGGCGAAGCGGCTGCACGAGTCGACCGCCGACCTCGCCGGGCTGATCGCGTCCTCGCAGGAGAACTGGCGCGGCGCCGCGGGGGACGCGGCGCGCGAGGCCGTGAGCCGGGCCGCCCGGTGGCTTTCGCACTCGGCCGCCGTCTCGGCGTCGGTGGGCGGCGCGGTCGGCGCGCAGGCGGACGCGGCCGCGCGGGCCCGCGCGGACATGCCGCCGCCGGTGACCTACGACCCGGCGTCGATGATCCGCGACGCCGCCTCGTCCGGGAACGTGCTCGTCCTGGCCGGGCTGGCCGACGAGATGGCGGCCCGCCGCGCCGAGGCGGAAGCCGCGCGGCAGAAGGCGATCGACGTGCTGCGGACCCGCGACGCGGCCCTGCGCGGCCACGTGCCGGCCGAGACGTTCGCGGACCCGCCCACGCTGGGGCCGGCTTGA
- a CDS encoding ESX secretion-associated protein EspG, with translation MIRVSASAFDILWTDLGHDRPPEPLTVRSVGGTDEERAEVRKAVYENLAERGLYDGSLAPELAARLDLLAGGEVFVACEALADMTAPAPFRAVTATRGRRGVLATQPEQTIGLDSIGSGELCTALVDVLPELTAGPGYGVNLAASALAEASGPASGSASASAQQQEVLAIQARPVYAAGQFSVSRRAASGRVSRVGGLTWFDTDVGAYCATKTPGRGGQEWVNVTPVDSARLASRIASLLTPED, from the coding sequence TTGATCCGCGTCTCGGCGTCGGCGTTCGACATCCTCTGGACCGACCTCGGCCACGACCGTCCGCCGGAGCCGCTGACGGTCCGCAGCGTCGGCGGGACCGACGAGGAACGCGCCGAGGTGCGGAAGGCGGTTTACGAGAACCTCGCCGAGCGCGGTCTGTACGACGGCTCGCTGGCACCGGAGCTGGCCGCGCGCCTGGACCTGCTGGCGGGCGGCGAGGTGTTCGTGGCGTGCGAGGCGCTGGCGGACATGACGGCACCGGCCCCGTTCCGCGCGGTGACGGCGACCCGCGGCCGCCGCGGCGTGCTGGCGACCCAGCCGGAGCAGACGATCGGCCTGGACTCGATCGGCTCGGGCGAGCTGTGCACGGCACTCGTCGACGTGTTGCCGGAGTTGACGGCGGGGCCGGGCTACGGGGTCAACCTCGCGGCGTCGGCGCTCGCGGAGGCTTCCGGCCCGGCTTCGGGTTCGGCTTCCGCTTCCGCGCAGCAGCAGGAGGTCCTGGCGATCCAGGCCCGGCCGGTGTACGCGGCGGGACAGTTCAGCGTGAGCCGGCGGGCGGCGTCGGGCCGAGTGTCCCGGGTGGGCGGGCTGACGTGGTTCGACACGGACGTCGGGGCGTACTGCGCGACCAAGACGCCGGGGCGGGGTGGGCAGGAGTGGGTGAACGTGACCCCGGTCGACAGCGCCCGGCTCGCGTCCCGCATCGCCTCCCTCCTCACCCCGGAAGACTGA
- the mraZ gene encoding division/cell wall cluster transcriptional repressor MraZ: protein MFLGTHTPKLDDKGRLALPAKFRDALAGGLMVTKGQDHCLFIFPRAEFEQMARKVADAPFTNEAVRAYQRYLFAGTDEQRPDGQGRISIASELRRYAGLSKDCVVIGAITRLEIWDAQAWQGYLEEHEDSYAKAREEVLPGVF, encoded by the coding sequence GTGTTCCTCGGCACCCACACCCCGAAACTGGACGACAAAGGGCGGCTCGCGCTGCCCGCGAAGTTCCGTGACGCCTTGGCGGGTGGGCTGATGGTCACCAAGGGGCAGGATCACTGCCTCTTCATCTTCCCCCGTGCCGAGTTCGAGCAGATGGCGCGCAAGGTCGCCGACGCCCCGTTCACCAACGAGGCGGTCCGGGCCTACCAGCGCTACCTGTTCGCGGGCACGGACGAGCAACGACCGGACGGCCAGGGGCGCATCAGCATCGCGTCCGAGCTCCGCCGCTACGCGGGGCTCAGCAAGGACTGCGTGGTGATCGGGGCGATCACCAGGCTCGAGATCTGGGACGCCCAAGCGTGGCAGGGCTACCTGGAAGAACACGAAGACAGCTACGCGAAGGCTCGAGAGGAAGTACTGCCGGGCGTCTTCTAG
- the rsmH gene encoding 16S rRNA (cytosine(1402)-N(4))-methyltransferase RsmH, translating to MTAPEHVPVLLDRIVELFTPVFAERDGVLVDATVGLGGHSDALLDAFPRMRLVALDRDPAALEKSGERLARHGDRVHLVHTVYDGLPEALAGLKIAKADGILFDLGVSSMQLDRAERGFAYSKDAPLDMRMDPTTGFTAADVLNTYAPGELIRILRDYGEERFAQRIVRSVVNAREKEPFTMSGRLVELLYDAVPAASRRTGGHPAKRTFQALRIEVNGELEVLRRAMPAALGALAVGGRIVVESYQSLEDRLVKQALAELAKSRTPEGLPVELPGHGPELRLLTRGAEKAGEEETERNPRAASVRLRAAERIGEPR from the coding sequence ATGACGGCACCCGAACACGTCCCGGTGCTGCTCGACCGCATCGTCGAGCTGTTCACTCCCGTGTTCGCCGAGCGCGACGGCGTCCTCGTGGACGCGACCGTCGGCCTCGGCGGCCATTCCGACGCCCTCCTCGACGCCTTCCCGCGCATGCGCCTCGTCGCGCTCGACCGGGATCCGGCCGCGCTGGAGAAGTCCGGCGAACGCCTCGCCCGCCACGGCGACCGCGTCCACCTCGTGCACACCGTCTACGACGGACTCCCCGAAGCCCTCGCCGGGCTGAAGATCGCCAAGGCCGACGGCATCCTGTTCGACCTCGGCGTCTCTTCGATGCAGCTGGACCGCGCCGAGCGCGGCTTCGCCTACTCGAAGGACGCGCCGCTCGACATGCGGATGGACCCGACCACCGGGTTCACCGCCGCCGACGTCCTCAACACCTACGCGCCCGGCGAGCTGATCCGGATCCTGCGGGACTACGGCGAGGAGCGGTTCGCGCAGCGGATCGTCCGGTCCGTCGTGAACGCCCGCGAGAAGGAGCCGTTCACCATGAGCGGCCGCCTGGTCGAGCTGCTCTACGACGCCGTGCCGGCGGCCAGCAGGCGGACCGGCGGGCACCCGGCCAAGCGGACGTTCCAGGCGCTGCGGATCGAGGTCAACGGCGAGCTGGAGGTGCTCCGCCGGGCCATGCCCGCCGCGCTGGGCGCGCTCGCCGTGGGCGGGCGGATCGTCGTCGAGTCCTACCAGTCCCTGGAAGACCGGCTGGTCAAGCAGGCGCTGGCCGAGCTCGCGAAGTCCCGCACCCCGGAGGGACTCCCGGTCGAGCTGCCGGGACACGGACCGGAGCTGAGGCTGCTGACCCGGGGCGCCGAAAAGGCCGGCGAAGAGGAGACCGAACGAAACCCGCGCGCCGCTTCGGTGCGGTTGCGGGCCGCAGAGAGGATCGGAGAGCCGCGATGA
- a CDS encoding peptidoglycan D,D-transpeptidase FtsI family protein, with amino-acid sequence MASSRGQARARTTGSARRTYAAGTRSATARRGNGGNRSRFSAVRLILVALLLVAGVKLVQVQWFDAAALSAAAEKQRAQTIDIPAQRGSIVDRNGAKLAFSVEVRSLSVNLKALHKSMDDFATKNPGTKKTFDAETAAAAKYIAAKVPNQLTEQQLLDLFHKQASFTYLEHNVEPSVAADIVKKFAWIGVEKRALREYPGGSLASNIVGAANWRSDDPDVSKHNLHGLVGLEQLRDNDLAGTPGRMLVNTKNGSDNVVIPGTERDLQAAVPGSDLELTIDSDLQYEVQRQLSDYVQQSHAKGGQAVVMDAKTSEVYALANNTSFDPNDQSTWTADDLANPAVTTPFEPGSVNKIVTATGAIDYGIATPESTVQVPGQLQVADKTVHDAWTHGTQTFTTTGIFAKSSNIGTLLLAQKIGEDRYLDLLKKFGLGQRTGVGLPGESAGLVPPRSQWSATTFGNLPIGQGLSMTVLQMAGLYQTIANDGLRVEPRIVKAKVNPDGTTVPEPAPKTVQVVPPQTAKTVRDMMRAVAQNGKGVQKGTAPTAAVEGYQVSGKTGTGQQIDPRNKGYSDHLYNITFAGILPADHPRFVVGIRLDAPDTTLPVGHSAAPLFHSIASYLTQRYQIPLSDGPSPEVPLIVP; translated from the coding sequence ATGGCTTCGAGCCGGGGACAGGCCCGCGCGCGCACCACCGGGAGCGCGCGGCGGACCTACGCCGCCGGGACGCGCAGCGCGACCGCGCGCCGGGGCAACGGCGGGAACCGCAGCCGGTTCTCCGCCGTGCGCCTCATCCTGGTCGCCCTGCTGCTCGTCGCCGGCGTGAAACTGGTGCAGGTGCAGTGGTTCGACGCTGCGGCGCTCTCGGCCGCGGCCGAGAAGCAGCGCGCCCAGACCATCGACATCCCCGCCCAGCGCGGGTCCATTGTGGACCGCAACGGCGCCAAGCTGGCGTTCAGCGTCGAGGTGCGCTCGCTGTCGGTGAACCTCAAGGCGCTGCACAAGAGCATGGACGACTTCGCCACCAAGAACCCCGGCACGAAGAAGACGTTCGACGCCGAGACCGCCGCGGCCGCGAAGTACATCGCCGCCAAGGTGCCGAACCAGCTGACCGAGCAGCAGCTGCTGGACCTGTTCCACAAGCAGGCGTCCTTCACCTACCTCGAGCACAACGTCGAGCCGTCGGTCGCCGCCGACATCGTCAAGAAGTTCGCGTGGATCGGCGTCGAGAAGCGCGCCCTGCGCGAGTACCCGGGCGGCAGCCTCGCGTCCAACATCGTCGGCGCCGCGAACTGGCGCTCCGACGACCCGGACGTGTCCAAGCACAACCTGCACGGCCTGGTCGGGCTGGAGCAGCTCCGCGACAACGACCTGGCAGGCACCCCGGGCCGGATGCTGGTCAACACCAAGAACGGCAGCGACAACGTCGTCATCCCGGGTACCGAGCGCGATCTGCAGGCCGCCGTGCCGGGGTCGGACCTCGAGCTGACCATCGACTCCGACCTGCAGTACGAGGTGCAGCGCCAGCTTTCGGACTACGTCCAGCAGTCGCACGCCAAGGGCGGCCAGGCGGTCGTCATGGACGCCAAGACCAGCGAGGTCTACGCGCTGGCCAACAACACGTCGTTCGACCCCAACGACCAGTCCACCTGGACGGCCGACGACCTGGCCAACCCCGCGGTCACCACGCCGTTCGAACCGGGTTCGGTCAACAAGATCGTCACCGCAACCGGGGCGATCGACTACGGCATCGCGACCCCGGAGTCGACCGTCCAGGTGCCCGGCCAGCTGCAGGTCGCCGACAAGACCGTGCACGACGCCTGGACGCACGGGACGCAGACGTTCACCACCACCGGGATCTTCGCCAAGTCGTCCAACATCGGCACGCTGCTGCTGGCGCAGAAGATCGGTGAGGACCGCTACCTCGACCTGCTCAAGAAGTTCGGCCTCGGCCAGCGCACCGGCGTCGGCCTGCCCGGTGAGAGCGCGGGCCTGGTGCCGCCGCGCAGCCAGTGGTCGGCGACGACCTTCGGCAACCTGCCGATCGGGCAGGGCCTGTCGATGACCGTGCTGCAGATGGCCGGGCTGTACCAGACGATCGCGAACGACGGCCTGCGCGTCGAACCCCGGATCGTCAAGGCGAAGGTGAACCCGGACGGCACGACGGTGCCCGAGCCGGCGCCGAAGACGGTGCAGGTGGTGCCCCCGCAGACGGCGAAGACGGTGCGCGACATGATGCGCGCGGTCGCGCAGAACGGCAAGGGTGTGCAGAAGGGCACCGCGCCGACGGCGGCGGTCGAGGGCTACCAGGTCTCCGGCAAAACCGGCACCGGCCAGCAGATCGACCCGCGGAACAAGGGCTACAGCGACCACCTCTACAACATCACCTTCGCCGGCATCCTGCCCGCGGACCACCCGAGGTTCGTGGTCGGCATCCGGCTGGACGCGCCCGACACGACGCTGCCGGTGGGACACTCCGCGGCGCCGCTGTTCCACAGCATCGCCTCGTACCTGACGCAGCGGTACCAGATCCCGCTGTCGGACGGGCCGTCGCCGGAGGTCCCGCTCATCGTGCCGTAG
- a CDS encoding UDP-N-acetylmuramoyl-L-alanyl-D-glutamate--2,6-diaminopimelate ligase codes for MKAVPAPPRPARIDPVPLATLLARADARLIADRPDAAELTVTGTTLRAQHVLPGDLFAALPGARAHGADFSDQAIAAGAVAVLTDADGAERPALRDAGVPILVHADPRAALGEIAAWIYGEPSLRLAVLGVTGTSGKTTTSYLVDAGLQAAGLTTGLIGTVETRIAGERLVSGFTTPEAPDLQALLAVMLERGVTHVPMEVSSHALALGRANGTRFAVGAFTNLSQDHLDFHKDMQEYFAAKSLLFDGRSTTEVVVVDSAWGQALLTPQTVTVTTDPGTDAAWKATDLQATPHGEQTFTLHGPDGLSAPARIPLPGEFNVANAVLAAAILSTAGVGLEHIVAGLAQVQVPGRMERVYVGQEFTAVVDYAHKPAAVAQGLDALRARTEGRIITVLGCGGDRDTAKRPMMGEAAARRSEVLIVTDDNPRSEDPAAIRAAMLAGARAVGPAEGGEIVEIGDRREAIEHAVALAGPGDIVFLAGKGHESGQEAGGVVHPFSDRDELAAAIRNKLEVSV; via the coding sequence GTGAAAGCGGTCCCCGCGCCGCCGCGCCCGGCGCGCATCGACCCGGTCCCGCTGGCGACCCTCCTCGCCAGGGCGGACGCGCGGCTGATCGCCGACCGTCCCGACGCCGCCGAGCTCACCGTCACCGGCACCACCCTGCGCGCGCAGCACGTGCTGCCCGGCGACCTCTTCGCCGCCCTGCCCGGCGCGCGGGCCCACGGGGCCGACTTCAGCGACCAGGCGATCGCCGCGGGCGCCGTCGCGGTCCTCACCGACGCCGACGGGGCCGAGCGCCCCGCGCTGCGCGACGCCGGCGTCCCGATCCTCGTGCACGCCGACCCGCGCGCCGCCCTCGGCGAGATCGCCGCCTGGATCTACGGGGAGCCGTCGCTGCGGCTGGCCGTCCTCGGCGTCACCGGGACCTCGGGCAAGACCACGACGTCCTACCTGGTCGACGCCGGCCTGCAGGCGGCCGGTCTGACCACCGGCCTGATCGGCACCGTGGAGACCCGGATCGCCGGTGAGCGGCTGGTCAGCGGGTTCACCACGCCGGAGGCGCCGGACCTGCAGGCGCTGCTCGCGGTGATGCTGGAGCGCGGCGTCACGCACGTGCCGATGGAGGTCTCCAGCCACGCGCTCGCGCTGGGCCGCGCCAACGGCACCCGGTTCGCGGTCGGCGCCTTCACCAACCTCTCCCAGGACCACCTGGACTTCCACAAGGACATGCAGGAGTACTTCGCCGCGAAGTCGCTGCTGTTCGACGGCCGCTCGACCACCGAGGTCGTCGTGGTCGACAGCGCCTGGGGCCAGGCCCTGCTCACGCCGCAGACGGTCACGGTGACCACCGACCCCGGCACCGACGCGGCGTGGAAGGCCACCGACCTGCAGGCCACCCCGCACGGCGAGCAGACGTTCACCCTGCACGGCCCGGACGGCCTCAGCGCGCCCGCGCGGATTCCGCTGCCCGGCGAGTTCAACGTCGCCAACGCCGTGCTCGCCGCCGCGATCCTCAGCACGGCCGGGGTGGGCCTCGAGCACATCGTCGCCGGGCTCGCCCAGGTGCAGGTGCCGGGCCGGATGGAACGCGTCTACGTCGGCCAGGAGTTCACCGCCGTCGTCGACTACGCCCACAAGCCGGCCGCGGTCGCCCAGGGCCTGGACGCGCTCCGGGCTCGCACCGAAGGCCGGATCATCACCGTGCTCGGCTGCGGCGGCGACCGCGACACCGCCAAGCGCCCGATGATGGGCGAGGCGGCGGCCCGCCGCAGCGAGGTCCTGATCGTCACCGACGACAACCCGCGCTCCGAAGACCCGGCGGCGATCCGTGCCGCGATGCTCGCCGGCGCCCGCGCTGTCGGGCCCGCCGAAGGTGGCGAGATCGTCGAAATCGGCGACCGCCGCGAAGCCATCGAGCACGCCGTCGCGCTCGCCGGGCCGGGCGACATCGTCTTCCTCGCCGGCAAGGGGCACGAGTCCGGCCAGGAGGCCGGCGGCGTCGTGCACCCGTTCTCCGACCGCGACGAGCTGGCCGCGGCCATCCGCAACAAACTCGAGGTGAGTGTGTGA
- a CDS encoding UDP-N-acetylmuramoyl-tripeptide--D-alanyl-D-alanine ligase translates to MIVLSLAEIADVVGGRLHRADPGTQVTGSVEFDTRKLTPGGLFVALPGEKVDGHDFAAQAVEAGAVAVLAAREVDAPAIVVPPLAPGEAHERSVALTGDTDGSGAAVLAALAKLARFVVQRLSEGTLTVVGVTGSSGKTSTKDVIAQLLEPLGPTVAPPGSFNNELGHPWTALRADARTRHLVLELSARGPGHIAHLAEIAPPKIGVVLNVGTAHVGEFGSREGIAKTKGELVEALPEDGVAILNLDDPLVAAMASRTKARVVFVGESASAQVRAENITLDDEARASFRLVTPAGEADVTLPLHGEHHVGNALSAAAVALELGSTPAEIATGLSNLERRSARRMEVVTRPDGVTILNDSFNANPESMRAGLKALAAMTRESGRRSWAVLGVMGELGADAVTAHDEIGRLVVRLNIAKLVVIGPEAAAMHQGAHQEGSWGEESTLVPDVEAAIALLHDQLRPGDAVLVKASKAAGLWRVAEALLEPRETDNSENRSNGGDA, encoded by the coding sequence GTGATCGTGCTCAGCCTGGCCGAGATCGCCGACGTCGTCGGCGGCCGGCTGCACCGCGCCGACCCGGGCACGCAGGTGACCGGCAGCGTGGAGTTCGACACCCGGAAGCTCACACCCGGCGGCCTGTTCGTCGCCCTGCCGGGGGAGAAGGTCGACGGCCACGACTTCGCCGCGCAGGCCGTCGAGGCCGGTGCCGTGGCCGTGCTGGCCGCCCGCGAAGTGGACGCGCCCGCGATCGTCGTCCCGCCCCTGGCCCCGGGCGAGGCCCACGAGCGGTCGGTCGCGCTGACCGGCGACACGGACGGCTCCGGCGCCGCGGTGCTCGCCGCCCTGGCCAAGCTCGCCCGGTTCGTCGTGCAGCGCCTCTCCGAGGGCACCCTGACCGTCGTCGGCGTCACCGGCTCGTCCGGCAAGACGTCCACGAAGGACGTCATCGCGCAGCTGCTCGAGCCGCTCGGCCCGACGGTCGCGCCGCCCGGGTCGTTCAACAACGAGCTGGGCCACCCCTGGACCGCCCTGCGGGCCGACGCGCGGACCCGGCACCTGGTGCTGGAGCTGTCCGCGCGCGGGCCGGGGCACATCGCCCACCTCGCCGAGATCGCGCCGCCGAAGATCGGCGTGGTGCTCAACGTCGGCACCGCGCACGTCGGCGAGTTCGGCTCGCGCGAAGGCATCGCGAAGACCAAGGGCGAGCTGGTCGAGGCCCTGCCCGAGGACGGCGTCGCGATCCTCAACCTCGACGACCCGCTGGTCGCCGCCATGGCGAGCCGCACCAAGGCCCGCGTCGTGTTCGTCGGCGAAAGCGCCTCGGCGCAGGTCCGCGCGGAGAACATCACCCTCGACGACGAGGCCCGAGCGTCCTTCCGGCTGGTCACGCCGGCCGGCGAAGCCGACGTCACGCTGCCGCTGCACGGCGAGCACCACGTCGGCAACGCGCTGTCCGCCGCGGCCGTCGCCCTCGAGCTGGGCTCGACCCCGGCCGAGATCGCCACCGGGTTGTCGAACCTCGAACGGCGCTCGGCGCGGCGCATGGAGGTCGTCACCCGGCCCGACGGCGTCACGATCCTCAACGACTCCTTCAACGCCAACCCCGAGTCGATGCGGGCCGGCCTGAAGGCCCTCGCGGCGATGACGCGGGAGAGCGGCCGCCGGTCCTGGGCCGTGCTCGGCGTGATGGGCGAGCTCGGCGCGGACGCGGTCACCGCGCACGACGAGATCGGCCGCCTGGTCGTCCGGCTCAACATCGCCAAGCTCGTCGTGATCGGCCCCGAGGCGGCGGCGATGCACCAGGGCGCGCACCAGGAAGGCTCCTGGGGCGAGGAATCGACTCTGGTACCCGACGTCGAGGCCGCGATCGCCCTGCTGCATGATCAGCTCCGCCCGGGGGACGCAGTGCTGGTGAAAGCCTCCAAGGCCGCCGGCCTCTGGCGGGTCGCCGAAGCCCTGCTCGAACCGCGGGAAACCGACAACTCCGAGAATCGCTCGAACGGTGGTGACGCGTGA
- the mraY gene encoding phospho-N-acetylmuramoyl-pentapeptide-transferase, which produces MISILIAAGAGLLISILLTPYLIRVFSRQGFGQEIREEGPQGHKSKRGTPTMGGVAIIIAMVVGYFAAHLINWMFNSRSGAPTASGLLVLMLAVGLGIVGFLDDFIKIRKQRNLGLNKTAKLVGQLVVTIAFAVLALNFADSRGITPASESLSYVRDLALITFPSVIFVIFCYIVISGWSNAVNFTDGLDGLAGGSAAMVLATYVVIAFWQERLNCANGPAPACYDVRDPLDLAVVAAAAAGACVGFLWWNAAPAKIFMGDTGSLALGGLVAGLSMTTRTELLAIVIGGLFMVEMISVVAQIAVFRTTRRRLFRMAPFHHHFELAGWAETTVIIRFWLLSAICCMFGLGLFYSEQLGFGG; this is translated from the coding sequence GTGATCAGCATCCTGATCGCGGCCGGGGCGGGCCTGCTGATCTCCATCCTGCTCACGCCCTACCTGATCCGGGTGTTCTCCCGGCAGGGCTTCGGCCAGGAGATCCGTGAGGAAGGCCCGCAGGGACACAAGTCCAAGCGCGGTACGCCGACGATGGGTGGCGTCGCGATCATCATCGCGATGGTCGTCGGGTACTTCGCCGCGCACTTGATCAACTGGATGTTCAACTCCCGCAGCGGCGCGCCGACGGCCTCCGGGCTGCTCGTGCTGATGCTCGCGGTGGGCCTGGGGATCGTCGGGTTCCTCGACGACTTCATCAAGATCCGCAAGCAGCGCAACCTCGGGCTGAACAAGACCGCGAAGCTGGTCGGCCAGCTGGTGGTCACCATCGCCTTCGCGGTCCTGGCGCTGAACTTCGCGGACTCGCGCGGCATCACACCGGCGTCGGAAAGCCTTTCCTACGTCCGCGACCTCGCGCTGATCACCTTCCCCTCGGTGATCTTCGTGATCTTCTGCTACATCGTGATCTCCGGCTGGTCGAACGCGGTGAACTTCACCGACGGTCTCGACGGCCTGGCCGGCGGCTCGGCGGCGATGGTGCTGGCGACCTACGTCGTGATCGCGTTCTGGCAGGAGCGGCTGAACTGCGCCAACGGCCCGGCGCCCGCCTGCTACGACGTCCGCGACCCGCTCGACCTGGCGGTGGTCGCCGCCGCGGCCGCCGGCGCCTGCGTCGGGTTCCTCTGGTGGAACGCGGCCCCGGCGAAGATCTTCATGGGCGACACCGGCTCGCTGGCTCTCGGCGGCCTGGTCGCCGGGCTGTCGATGACGACCCGCACCGAGCTGCTCGCCATCGTCATCGGCGGCCTGTTCATGGTCGAGATGATCTCGGTGGTCGCGCAGATCGCGGTGTTCCGGACGACCCGGCGAAGGCTGTTCCGGATGGCGCCGTTCCACCACCACTTCGAGCTCGCCGGGTGGGCGGAAACCACGGTGATCATCCGGTTCTGGCTGCTGTCCGCGATCTGCTGCATGTTCGGGCTCGGCCTGTTCTACAGCGAGCAGCTGGGCTTCGGCGGCTGA
- the murD gene encoding UDP-N-acetylmuramoyl-L-alanine--D-glutamate ligase, which produces MDIAGRHVLVAGAGVTGKSIVPVLVDLGARVTVTDGNAERLAELDGLGAELVPGLTEPPSDVVLVVTSPGWRPTSPLLVAAAEAGVEVIGDVELAWRVGQLREHPPSWLVVTGTNGKTTTVGMLESILKSAGSNAVACGNIGYAALDAVRAGYNVLAVELSSFQLHWSSTLAPDAAVVLNLAEDHIDWHGSMDSYAAAKGRVYTRAKVAVHNADDEWSTRIAGEHAPESARRVGFRLDTPAADELGLVEDLLVDRAFVADPANSAEELATLSDVRPAGPHNVSNALAAAALARAHGVPPEAVLKGLREYQPAPHRAVEVAEVAGVRYVNDSKATNPHAAAGSLRAHRSIVWIAGGQLKGASVEELVSSIAGRLRGVVLLGVDSPVIAAAVARHAPDVPVNSLRPGDHEPMTAAVSAASAMARPGDVVLLAPAAASLDMFRNYGERGDAFAAAVHVLRDDAAGEPSDGS; this is translated from the coding sequence ATGGACATCGCCGGTCGTCACGTCCTGGTCGCCGGTGCGGGGGTCACCGGCAAGTCGATCGTGCCCGTCTTGGTCGACCTCGGCGCTCGCGTCACGGTCACCGACGGCAACGCCGAGCGCCTGGCCGAGCTGGACGGCCTGGGTGCCGAGCTGGTGCCCGGGCTGACCGAGCCGCCGTCCGACGTCGTCCTGGTCGTCACCAGCCCCGGCTGGCGGCCGACGTCGCCGCTGCTGGTGGCCGCCGCCGAGGCGGGTGTCGAGGTGATCGGCGACGTCGAGCTGGCCTGGCGGGTCGGGCAGCTGCGCGAGCACCCGCCGTCGTGGCTGGTGGTCACCGGCACCAACGGCAAGACGACCACCGTCGGCATGCTGGAGTCGATCCTCAAGTCGGCCGGCTCCAACGCCGTGGCCTGCGGGAACATCGGCTACGCGGCCCTCGACGCGGTGCGCGCGGGCTACAACGTGCTGGCCGTGGAGCTGTCGAGCTTCCAGCTGCACTGGTCCTCGACCCTCGCCCCGGACGCGGCCGTGGTGCTCAACCTGGCCGAGGACCACATCGACTGGCACGGCTCGATGGACTCCTACGCCGCCGCCAAGGGCCGCGTGTACACCCGCGCCAAGGTCGCCGTGCACAACGCCGACGACGAGTGGTCGACGCGGATCGCCGGCGAGCACGCGCCCGAGAGCGCCCGCCGCGTCGGCTTCCGGCTGGACACCCCGGCCGCCGACGAGCTGGGCCTGGTCGAAGACCTGCTGGTCGACCGCGCTTTCGTCGCCGACCCGGCGAACAGCGCCGAGGAGCTCGCCACGCTGTCGGACGTCCGCCCGGCCGGCCCGCACAACGTCTCCAACGCCCTCGCCGCGGCCGCGCTGGCCCGGGCCCACGGCGTCCCGCCGGAGGCCGTGCTGAAGGGCCTGCGCGAGTACCAGCCGGCGCCGCACCGGGCCGTCGAGGTGGCCGAGGTCGCCGGGGTCCGGTACGTCAACGACTCGAAGGCGACCAACCCGCACGCCGCCGCCGGGTCGCTGCGCGCGCACCGGAGCATCGTCTGGATCGCCGGGGGTCAGCTCAAGGGCGCCTCCGTCGAAGAACTGGTGAGCAGTATCGCGGGCCGTCTCCGCGGAGTCGTGCTACTCGGCGTCGATTCACCCGTGATCGCCGCCGCTGTTGCGCGACACGCGCCCGATGTCCCGGTGAACAGCCTCCGTCCGGGTGACCATGAACCCATGACTGCGGCGGTGAGTGCGGCCAGCGCGATGGCCCGGCCTGGTGACGTGGTGCTGCTCGCACCCGCCGCGGCGTCGTTGGACATGTTCCGCAACTACGGTGAGCGCGGCGACGCGTTCGCCGCGGCGGTGCACGTCCTCCGCGACGACGCGGCGGGGGAGCCGAGTGACGGTAGCTGA